The Verrucomicrobiia bacterium genome includes a window with the following:
- a CDS encoding GxxExxY protein, with translation MELVSKEITEQVIGAAIEVHRALGPGLLESAYEASLCHELSLRRLAFQTQVALPVAYKSIKLDCGYRLDMVVAGSVVVEIKAVEKLEPVHEAQLLTYMKLGGYKVGLLINFNVPLLRDGIVRRVL, from the coding sequence ATGGAACTGGTTTCCAAAGAGATTACGGAGCAAGTGATCGGTGCCGCAATCGAAGTGCATCGGGCGCTAGGGCCGGGGCTTTTAGAGTCGGCCTATGAAGCCAGTCTTTGTCATGAATTGAGTTTGAGACGGCTGGCTTTTCAGACTCAAGTTGCGCTGCCGGTTGCTTACAAAAGCATCAAACTGGATTGTGGTTATCGGCTCGATATGGTGGTTGCCGGATCTGTGGTGGTTGAGATAAAGGCCGTCGAAAAACTGGAGCCAGTTCATGAAGCGCAATTGCTGACTTACATGAAGTTGGGTGGATACAAAGTGGGGCTGTTGATTAATTTTAACGTCCCGCTATTAAGAGATGGCATAGTGCGTCGGGTGCTTTGA
- a CDS encoding cupin domain-containing protein, which translates to MQKHVFISAAQAMTEEFKGRTNHWLCRPEIANCKDLQICRATLPPGEGHDFHTHPELEEVLYVLEGQLEQWVEKEMKVLNPGELAVIPAGVVHASFNPTKKDVTFLAILSPAAAKGPFAVDVSGEEPWKSLRKK; encoded by the coding sequence ATGCAAAAGCATGTTTTCATCAGTGCGGCGCAGGCGATGACAGAAGAGTTCAAGGGGCGCACGAATCATTGGCTGTGCCGCCCTGAGATCGCGAACTGCAAGGACCTGCAGATCTGCCGCGCGACGTTGCCACCGGGTGAGGGACATGATTTTCATACGCATCCGGAACTGGAGGAAGTGCTCTATGTGTTGGAAGGACAGTTAGAGCAGTGGGTGGAGAAAGAGATGAAAGTGCTCAACCCTGGTGAGTTGGCGGTGATCCCGGCGGGTGTGGTGCATGCTTCGTTCAATCCGACGAAGAAGGATGTGACCTTTCTCGCGATCCTTTCGCCAGCAGCGGCGAAAGGACCCTTTGCAGTGGATGTGAGTGGCGAAGAGCCGTGGAAGTCTTTGCGGAAGAAATAA
- a CDS encoding phosphoenolpyruvate hydrolase family protein, producing the protein MPNPWTGKGNPYTRKEVVERLRAVVKKGDAIIAAGAGTGISAKFIEKGGADLVIIYNSGRFRMMGHGSTCGMMAYGDANAIAMEIGEYEVLPVVEEVPVICGVHATDPRRRMWHWLGRIKEMGFSGVNNFPTHTIVDGHFRGVLEETGMSVKKEYEMVALARRMDLFSVVYVGSPEEAVEMAKAGADAIIAHVGTTVGGSIGVTKSVVSWDFTIKRTQEIIDAASRVRKDIFFLCHGGPINTPQDADRVMKNTDAVGFVGASSLERMGVEASLTNLTKEFKALKAPAAKKFGKKK; encoded by the coding sequence ATGCCGAATCCATGGACTGGAAAAGGAAATCCTTACACGCGCAAAGAAGTGGTGGAACGCCTGCGGGCCGTGGTGAAGAAGGGTGACGCCATCATCGCAGCGGGTGCGGGTACGGGCATCAGCGCGAAGTTCATCGAGAAGGGTGGCGCGGACCTCGTGATCATCTATAACTCCGGCCGTTTCCGCATGATGGGCCATGGTTCGACGTGCGGCATGATGGCGTATGGCGACGCAAACGCGATCGCGATGGAGATCGGCGAATACGAAGTGCTGCCGGTGGTGGAAGAGGTGCCGGTGATCTGCGGTGTGCACGCGACGGATCCGCGCCGCCGCATGTGGCACTGGTTGGGGCGCATCAAGGAAATGGGCTTCAGCGGGGTAAACAATTTCCCGACGCACACGATCGTGGACGGTCATTTCCGCGGCGTGCTGGAAGAAACAGGCATGAGTGTGAAGAAGGAGTATGAGATGGTCGCGCTGGCTCGCCGTATGGATTTGTTCTCGGTGGTTTACGTGGGTTCTCCGGAAGAGGCTGTCGAGATGGCAAAGGCGGGTGCGGATGCGATCATCGCGCATGTAGGCACGACGGTGGGTGGTTCGATCGGTGTGACTAAGTCCGTGGTGTCATGGGATTTCACGATCAAGCGCACGCAAGAGATCATTGATGCCGCGAGCCGTGTGCGGAAGGACATCTTCTTCCTGTGCCATGGCGGACCAATCAACACGCCGCAAGATGCGGATCGCGTGATGAAGAACACGGATGCCGTGGGTTTCGTGGGTGCAAGCTCGCTGGAGCGCATGGGCGTGGAGGCTTCATTGACGAATTTGACGAAGGAATTTAAGGCGTTGAAAGCTCCGGCAGCGAAGAAGTTTGGGAAGAAGAAGTAG